One region of Rhodocaloribacter litoris genomic DNA includes:
- a CDS encoding response regulator transcription factor, with translation MTDAASPRASTTRVLLAVRPRLMREMLGRLIRRHPALHLVGQVDDPARLEACVAAGAPECVVMSMDDAGRLDPRLRHVRRRYPGLRLVALSPGGRLLRPGPHAEPVAVDTAADLLETLCAPGPDPAGEPGEGP, from the coding sequence ATGACGGATGCCGCATCGCCACGGGCTTCGACAACACGCGTGCTGCTGGCCGTTCGCCCGCGGCTGATGCGCGAGATGCTGGGCCGGCTGATCCGTCGCCACCCGGCGTTGCACCTGGTCGGTCAGGTCGACGATCCGGCGCGGCTCGAGGCCTGTGTGGCGGCCGGGGCGCCGGAATGTGTGGTGATGTCGATGGACGACGCCGGCCGGCTCGATCCGCGTCTCCGGCACGTGCGCCGTCGTTATCCCGGCCTGCGGCTGGTCGCGCTCTCACCCGGCGGCCGCCTGCTTCGCCCGGGCCCACACGCCGAACCCGTCGCCGTCGACACGGCCGCTGATCTACTGGAGACGTTGTGTGCACCGGGGCCTGATCCGGCAGGGGAGCCGGGCGAGGGGCCGTGA
- a CDS encoding cation:proton antiporter, giving the protein MHLPDLSLPLTDPVLIFALVMVMILVLPLLFQRMRIPGMVGLIIAGVIMGPHALGVLARDQTMELLGTVGILYIMFIAGLEIDLNEFKRQRNRSIVFGTLTFVLPQGLGTLMGRFVLGFEWPSAILLGAVFASHTLLAYPVVSRLGLAKGEDVTTGVGATILTDTAALLVLAVVVRTAEGALTPLFWFQMTVLLAAYMVGVLWGVPRLGRWFFQKVRSDGVFEFVFVLAVVFVCAFLATVAGVEPIIGAFLAGLALNRLVPEHSTLMNRTRFVGASLFIPFFLISVGMLVDVRVLVAGTEAWTITGFMLGTVIMTKWLAAQATRPLFGYTADQAWMLFGLTVPQAAATLATVLVGYNAGLFGDGVLNGTIVMMLATCMLGPWVAERYGRRVALRAARTPPEPSRAPQRILIPLANPETAPDLMDLALMIRQPSSEQPLYPLAIVRNREKVREGVAAAEKLLGHAVLHAAAADVPVTPVVRIDHNVASGILRAVREHMISTVIIGWNGKSSGRQYTFGSILDQLLQDSHELVLVSKIEQPVATVERVVLSVPPYADLDPGFADVVRTVKGLARQMSASILVLGSPDRLPGIQEHMRRARPEVPTTYAPLTAWSHLISTYEVHHRPYDLVLLVAARPGTLAWRPALGRLPRLLARRFPKTSLVVCYPPLPAEEAHLPHTLPSGDLVLGGLLSAHRIRLNLEGRHTDEVLSEMLKAAFPDQPDLIRHTADAFSLTAADYVPELMPGAILYHAHVSGIQDPLLLVGISARGLNLPKSSAPVYVILLLLSPENGSPEDHLRSLALVTRLVHAPETIDQLRKAASPKEAFEILASSFLEPRYGRTRVRKARLRVRDEVPGGALYGKVGVVVTPASDLIPLLAEALHRTISFGRRMNLLYLGTPTPQREERLQQALQETGLARETPVYWLENQSEEALRQVTRQHEIDLLMVEALDDASRLGTHLGPIAQALVHRPPSSLLILSHPVVQPRSYRRIVVLTEYDETSLLLYRQVLRLAVREHADQVFVVRVLPKFGEARILTGAAGREPEYQPRSLTEEQALLEDFVHGGGESGIPVQTFCLEGPIGFAATRFAYRYKADLLAIPAIERYAALADRLYPSETDWRLREAPCDVWIAYPEGLSVPARAHPRF; this is encoded by the coding sequence ATGCACCTGCCCGATCTCTCGCTCCCGCTCACCGACCCGGTGCTGATCTTCGCGCTGGTGATGGTCATGATTCTGGTGCTGCCGCTGCTCTTTCAGCGGATGCGGATACCGGGAATGGTCGGATTGATCATCGCCGGCGTGATCATGGGGCCGCACGCGCTGGGGGTGCTCGCGCGCGATCAGACGATGGAGCTGCTTGGCACCGTCGGCATACTCTATATCATGTTCATTGCCGGACTGGAGATAGACCTGAACGAGTTCAAGCGACAACGGAACCGGAGCATCGTTTTTGGCACCCTCACGTTTGTGCTACCCCAGGGGCTGGGCACGCTGATGGGTCGTTTCGTACTGGGCTTCGAGTGGCCGAGCGCGATCCTGCTCGGGGCCGTCTTCGCCTCACACACCCTGCTCGCCTACCCCGTCGTCAGCCGCCTGGGGCTGGCGAAAGGCGAGGACGTGACCACCGGCGTCGGCGCTACGATCCTGACCGATACCGCCGCCCTGCTCGTGCTGGCCGTCGTCGTGCGCACGGCCGAGGGCGCCCTGACACCGCTCTTCTGGTTCCAGATGACGGTCCTGCTGGCCGCCTACATGGTCGGGGTGCTGTGGGGTGTACCGAGACTGGGGCGATGGTTCTTCCAGAAAGTCCGCAGTGACGGGGTCTTCGAGTTCGTCTTCGTGCTGGCCGTCGTCTTCGTCTGCGCCTTCCTGGCCACCGTCGCCGGGGTCGAACCCATCATCGGCGCTTTCCTGGCCGGACTGGCCCTGAACCGTCTGGTTCCTGAACACAGCACCCTGATGAACCGGACCCGCTTCGTCGGGGCATCGCTTTTCATTCCCTTCTTCCTGATCTCGGTCGGCATGCTGGTCGATGTACGCGTGCTCGTGGCCGGAACGGAGGCCTGGACAATTACGGGCTTCATGCTCGGAACGGTGATCATGACGAAGTGGCTGGCTGCCCAGGCGACCCGGCCGCTCTTCGGCTACACCGCCGACCAGGCGTGGATGCTCTTCGGCCTGACGGTTCCGCAGGCGGCGGCCACGCTCGCCACCGTGCTGGTTGGTTACAACGCAGGCCTCTTTGGCGACGGCGTGCTCAACGGAACCATCGTGATGATGCTGGCAACCTGTATGCTCGGGCCCTGGGTAGCCGAGCGCTACGGGCGCCGTGTGGCGCTTCGGGCCGCCCGAACCCCCCCCGAACCGTCACGTGCCCCTCAACGGATCCTGATCCCTCTGGCCAACCCGGAGACGGCGCCGGACCTGATGGACCTGGCCTTGATGATCCGGCAGCCGTCCTCGGAACAACCGCTCTATCCGCTGGCCATCGTTCGTAACCGGGAGAAGGTACGGGAGGGCGTTGCGGCCGCAGAAAAGCTGCTCGGGCATGCCGTTCTGCACGCCGCAGCGGCCGATGTGCCCGTTACACCGGTGGTTCGCATCGATCATAACGTGGCCAGCGGCATCCTGCGCGCCGTGCGGGAACACATGATCTCTACGGTGATCATCGGATGGAACGGCAAAAGCTCGGGACGACAATACACCTTCGGCAGCATTCTGGACCAGCTGCTGCAGGACAGCCACGAGCTGGTGCTGGTCAGCAAGATCGAGCAACCCGTAGCCACGGTGGAACGCGTGGTGCTGTCCGTCCCTCCGTATGCCGACCTCGACCCCGGCTTCGCCGATGTCGTGCGGACCGTCAAGGGACTGGCCCGCCAGATGAGTGCAAGCATCCTTGTGCTGGGTTCGCCGGACAGGCTGCCGGGCATCCAGGAGCATATGCGCCGGGCGCGACCCGAAGTGCCGACCACCTACGCACCGCTGACGGCATGGTCTCACCTGATCTCGACGTACGAGGTCCACCATCGCCCCTACGACCTGGTGCTGCTCGTGGCCGCCCGGCCGGGTACGCTGGCCTGGCGACCGGCCCTCGGCCGCCTGCCCCGCTTGCTCGCACGCCGCTTTCCCAAGACCAGCCTGGTCGTGTGCTACCCGCCCCTCCCGGCCGAGGAAGCACATCTTCCCCATACCCTGCCCTCGGGTGACCTTGTGCTGGGCGGGCTCCTCTCTGCCCACCGCATCCGGCTCAACCTCGAAGGCCGGCACACCGACGAGGTGCTGTCCGAGATGCTGAAGGCTGCATTCCCGGATCAACCGGACCTGATCCGGCATACCGCCGATGCTTTTTCGCTGACGGCAGCAGACTACGTGCCCGAGTTGATGCCCGGCGCGATCCTCTACCACGCCCACGTCTCGGGCATCCAGGACCCGCTCCTCCTCGTCGGGATCAGCGCACGGGGCCTGAACCTTCCAAAGAGTTCGGCCCCCGTCTACGTGATCCTGCTGTTGCTGAGCCCGGAGAACGGATCGCCGGAAGATCACCTGCGCAGCCTTGCACTGGTTACCCGCCTGGTGCATGCGCCCGAAACCATTGACCAACTTCGCAAGGCTGCCTCACCGAAAGAGGCCTTTGAGATCCTGGCGAGCAGCTTCCTGGAGCCCCGCTACGGCCGGACCCGTGTGCGCAAAGCACGGCTGCGCGTACGGGATGAGGTCCCCGGTGGAGCCCTCTACGGCAAGGTCGGGGTAGTCGTCACGCCGGCGTCCGACCTGATCCCTTTGCTAGCGGAGGCCCTCCACCGCACCATTTCATTTGGCCGGCGGATGAACCTGCTGTACCTCGGCACCCCCACGCCACAGCGAGAAGAACGGCTGCAACAGGCACTTCAGGAAACAGGCCTCGCCCGGGAAACACCGGTCTACTGGCTGGAAAATCAGAGTGAAGAAGCCCTGCGACAGGTAACCCGGCAACACGAAATCGACCTGTTGATGGTGGAAGCACTCGACGACGCCAGCCGGCTCGGCACGCACCTTGGCCCGATCGCGCAGGCCCTGGTACACCGCCCCCCCTCGTCGCTGCTGATCCTTTCGCATCCCGTCGTGCAGCCCCGATCCTACCGGCGTATCGTGGTCTTGACGGAGTACGACGAGACGTCCTTGCTGCTCTATCGCCAGGTGTTGCGCCTGGCGGTACGGGAGCACGCCGATCAGGTTTTCGTGGTCCGTGTTCTGCCCAAGTTCGGAGAGGCGAGAATCCTGACCGGTGCAGCGGGGCGCGAGCCGGAGTATCAGCCGCGTTCCCTGACCGAGGAACAGGCCTTACTGGAAGACTTTGTACACGGCGGGGGGGAAAGCGGCATCCCGGTCCAGACGTTCTGCCTGGAAGGGCCGATCGGCTTTGCAGCCACCCGGTTTGCCTACCGGTACAAAGCGGACCTGCTGGCGATCCCGGCCATCGAACGATATGCAGCGCTTGCCGATCGCCTCTATCCCTCCGAGACCGACTGGCGGCTGCGCGAGGCGCCCTGCGACGTATGGATTGCCTACCCGGAGGGACTCAGTGTACCGGCTCGGGCGCACCCTCGATTTTGA
- a CDS encoding SDR family oxidoreductase: protein MKTLVTGATGLVGAALTRLLVAQGVEVRILRRPASRLDLLGDAAGHVEHALGDVTDPGSLRGAFEGVSRVYHVAGYVGQGRNRRERARLFHVNVEGTAHVVDAALAAGVERLVHTSSVAALGRLPGPDVVLDETASWHDAPSPSPYALSKYRAELEVQRGVAEGLDAVIVNPALVFGPGRPGENTRRLVDLVRKRRLPAVPAGGTCVVDVEDVAEGHIRAMAHGHTGERYILAGDNLSWREIAETLARAFGVPPPRWTLSPRLAWWLGAVAEAVALLTRTSPRLTREMARHSAHRYRYSNRKAVEALGCRFRPFRETAQRLAATLREEK, encoded by the coding sequence ATGAAAACCCTCGTCACCGGTGCGACCGGCCTCGTCGGGGCGGCCCTGACCCGCCTGCTTGTCGCACAGGGCGTCGAGGTGCGGATCCTGCGGCGCCCGGCCTCCCGCCTCGACCTGCTCGGTGACGCAGCCGGTCATGTCGAGCACGCGCTCGGCGACGTCACGGACCCCGGCAGCCTGCGGGGGGCTTTCGAGGGGGTATCCCGCGTTTACCATGTGGCCGGCTATGTGGGGCAGGGCCGGAACCGTCGCGAGCGGGCGCGGCTCTTTCATGTCAACGTCGAGGGCACCGCGCACGTCGTCGATGCCGCGCTGGCGGCCGGCGTCGAACGGCTCGTGCACACCTCCAGCGTTGCTGCGCTCGGCCGCCTCCCCGGCCCGGACGTCGTCCTGGACGAAACGGCTTCCTGGCACGACGCGCCTTCTCCTTCCCCCTATGCCCTGTCGAAGTACCGCGCCGAGCTCGAAGTGCAACGCGGCGTTGCCGAGGGGCTCGACGCCGTCATTGTCAACCCCGCGCTCGTCTTCGGTCCCGGGCGACCCGGCGAGAACACGCGCCGGCTCGTCGATCTGGTGCGGAAACGGCGGCTGCCGGCGGTTCCGGCGGGCGGGACGTGTGTCGTGGACGTGGAAGACGTCGCCGAGGGGCACATCCGGGCCATGGCGCACGGGCATACCGGCGAGCGCTACATCCTGGCGGGCGACAACCTCTCGTGGCGGGAGATCGCCGAGACGCTGGCACGGGCCTTCGGTGTGCCGCCGCCCCGGTGGACGCTCTCGCCCCGGCTGGCCTGGTGGCTCGGCGCAGTCGCCGAGGCGGTGGCATTGCTCACCCGCACGTCGCCGCGCCTCACCCGCGAGATGGCCCGTCACAGTGCCCACCGGTATCGCTACAGCAACCGCAAAGCCGTCGAAGCGCTGGGGTGCCGTTTCCGGCCTTTCCGGGAGACCGCGCAACGCCTCGCCGCGACGCTGCGCGAGGAGAAGTAA
- a CDS encoding LuxR C-terminal-related transcriptional regulator — MTRILIVDEIRLNASVMAAVLGEEEDLEVVGTATTVEEALAYGGSCDLVLVSTGLPEGGTTRLIARLREADPEVGILVVGLAREPHDILRHIEAGASGYVLREDSVEELLRNIRAARRGRALVSPEIAALLMERVAELAELAADSGIDLSRPPDLTPREREVLELIGEGLTNQQIADRLFIELGTVKNHVHSILGKLNVRSREEAARYLRALEKRGL; from the coding sequence ATGACCCGCATTCTGATCGTCGACGAGATTCGCCTGAATGCCAGCGTGATGGCGGCCGTGCTCGGCGAAGAAGAAGACCTGGAGGTGGTGGGGACGGCCACGACCGTGGAGGAAGCCCTGGCATACGGAGGCTCCTGCGACCTCGTGCTCGTCAGCACCGGCCTGCCGGAAGGGGGCACCACGCGCCTGATCGCACGCCTGCGTGAAGCCGATCCGGAGGTGGGCATTCTGGTGGTCGGGCTGGCGCGGGAGCCGCACGACATCCTGCGCCACATCGAGGCCGGGGCCAGCGGCTACGTCTTGCGGGAGGACTCGGTCGAGGAGCTGCTGCGCAACATCCGGGCGGCCCGTCGCGGGCGGGCGCTCGTCTCGCCCGAGATCGCCGCCCTGCTGATGGAACGCGTGGCCGAGCTGGCCGAACTGGCCGCCGACAGCGGCATCGACCTCAGCCGCCCGCCCGACCTGACGCCCCGCGAGCGTGAGGTGCTCGAACTGATCGGGGAAGGACTGACGAACCAGCAGATCGCCGACCGGCTCTTCATCGAACTCGGCACCGTCAAGAACCACGTCCACAGCATCCTCGGCAAGCTCAACGTGCGCAGCCGCGAGGAAGCGGCGCGCTACCTGCGAGCCCTCGAAAAAAGGGGGCTTTGA
- a CDS encoding cation:proton antiporter, whose amino-acid sequence MEKLTSVEVTTLLLGFGVMLGLARAFGEVFNRFRQPAIVGEILAGILLGPTVLGALAPGLFQQLFPAEGAVALAYHAVITLSVVLLLLIAGLEIDLSVLWRQGRAALLISFLGTAVPFAVGFGVAYAFPGFWGVEPGTDLLTFALFFGTALSISALPVIAKIMMDLDLFKTDVGMLVMGAAMFSDLVGWIVFSIVLGMMNAPASAGGAGGHGGGMSIGATIGLTLLLVVFTLTVGRWMVHRALPWIQSRLSWPGGVLGFTLVLAFAGAAATEAIGIHAIFGAFLVGIAVGDSTHMRAQTRTVLHQFVTYIFAPIFFVSIGLEADFLRHFNLPLVLGVLVVAFLGKLGGCLLGARLGGLSRRDGWAISFGMNARGAMEIILGLLALEFGVIREDMFVALVVLALASSIVSGPLMNRFFARPRTWKLEDLLNARLFVPDLEATTREGVIRELARPAAEAAGLDAADVAEAVLARERLMGTGLGEEVAIPHARLDGLTRPVLVVGHSRQGIDFDSPDGKPARLIFLLLTPRRDMAAQIQIMGQIARLFRQETARRVVYENDSVELVRAFVKIEGAPEPVH is encoded by the coding sequence ATGGAAAAGCTCACCTCCGTTGAAGTCACGACGCTGCTGCTTGGCTTCGGGGTCATGCTGGGGCTGGCGCGTGCCTTCGGGGAGGTGTTCAACCGTTTCAGGCAGCCGGCCATCGTCGGCGAGATCCTGGCCGGTATCCTGCTGGGGCCCACGGTGCTGGGGGCGCTGGCCCCCGGTCTGTTCCAGCAGCTTTTTCCGGCGGAGGGTGCCGTTGCGCTGGCGTACCACGCCGTGATCACGCTGTCGGTGGTGCTGCTGCTGCTGATCGCCGGGCTGGAGATCGATCTGAGCGTGCTCTGGCGGCAGGGCCGGGCCGCACTGCTGATCAGCTTCCTCGGCACGGCTGTGCCCTTTGCCGTCGGCTTCGGGGTGGCCTACGCCTTTCCCGGATTCTGGGGCGTTGAGCCGGGGACCGACCTGCTCACGTTCGCGCTCTTTTTCGGGACGGCGCTGAGCATCTCGGCCCTGCCGGTGATCGCCAAGATCATGATGGACCTGGATCTGTTCAAGACCGACGTCGGGATGCTCGTCATGGGGGCGGCCATGTTCAGCGATCTCGTCGGGTGGATCGTCTTCTCGATTGTACTGGGGATGATGAACGCGCCCGCGTCGGCCGGAGGTGCGGGGGGGCACGGAGGGGGGATGAGCATCGGGGCCACGATCGGCCTGACGTTGCTGCTCGTCGTGTTCACGCTGACGGTGGGCCGGTGGATGGTGCACCGGGCGTTGCCCTGGATCCAGTCGCGTCTGAGCTGGCCGGGCGGGGTGCTGGGGTTCACCCTGGTCCTGGCGTTCGCCGGCGCGGCCGCCACCGAGGCCATCGGGATCCACGCCATCTTCGGGGCCTTCCTCGTCGGCATTGCCGTGGGCGACTCGACCCACATGCGGGCACAGACACGCACGGTCCTCCATCAGTTCGTCACCTACATCTTTGCCCCCATCTTCTTCGTCTCGATCGGGCTGGAGGCCGACTTTCTGCGGCACTTCAACCTGCCGCTGGTGCTGGGGGTGCTGGTCGTGGCCTTTCTGGGCAAGCTGGGGGGATGCCTGCTCGGGGCCCGCCTGGGCGGTCTCTCCCGGCGTGACGGGTGGGCGATCAGCTTCGGCATGAACGCCCGCGGGGCGATGGAGATCATCCTCGGGCTGCTGGCCCTGGAGTTCGGCGTCATTCGGGAGGACATGTTCGTTGCCCTGGTGGTGCTGGCCCTGGCCAGTTCCATCGTCAGCGGCCCGCTGATGAACCGGTTCTTTGCACGGCCCCGGACGTGGAAGCTGGAGGATCTGCTCAACGCCCGGCTGTTCGTGCCGGACCTGGAGGCGACCACGCGCGAGGGCGTCATCCGGGAGCTGGCCCGGCCGGCTGCCGAAGCCGCCGGCCTCGACGCCGCCGACGTGGCCGAGGCCGTGCTGGCCCGGGAACGGCTCATGGGGACGGGCCTGGGCGAGGAGGTCGCCATCCCCCATGCCCGCCTCGACGGGCTGACCCGCCCCGTCCTGGTGGTCGGTCACAGTAGACAGGGCATCGACTTCGACAGCCCCGACGGCAAGCCGGCCCGGCTCATCTTCCTGCTGCTGACCCCGAGACGGGATATGGCCGCCCAGATTCAGATCATGGGGCAGATCGCGCGTCTGTTCCGGCAGGAGACGGCACGCAGGGTGGTTTACGAGAACGACTCGGTGGAGCTGGTGCGTGCGTTCGTCAAAATCGAGGGTGCGCCCGAGCCGGTACACTGA
- a CDS encoding universal stress protein, translating into MPLYRHLGVAVTFSPRLEALLAETAYRAPGLAARLSLVHAGDHTPEHEAHLRRAMEQAGLPRETEILWVRGAPDAALLEAVETYGLDLLLAGALEKEHPLRYYLGSVARNLVREAPCSLLLFTEPRVVPQPVRRLVVVTDYSELALIALTKAVRLAEQEQAERVYVLRVLPQFGEVVMFSEGNRRERARSSQKTSRVQEETLLRDLVDAAGHSRVPVEPCIIEGHTGYIAAQFARDHEVDLLVMPSASRHSHFFERLFPSDMEWVLREIPCNLWVVRASLP; encoded by the coding sequence ATGCCACTCTACCGACACCTCGGGGTTGCCGTCACGTTTTCGCCCCGCCTGGAGGCGCTGCTGGCCGAGACGGCTTACCGTGCGCCCGGGCTGGCGGCACGGCTGAGCCTGGTTCACGCCGGTGACCACACACCGGAGCACGAGGCCCATCTGCGGCGGGCCATGGAGCAGGCCGGGCTACCCCGCGAGACGGAGATCCTGTGGGTCCGCGGGGCCCCCGATGCGGCCCTGCTCGAAGCGGTGGAGACCTACGGTCTGGACCTGCTCCTGGCCGGAGCGCTGGAGAAGGAACACCCGCTGCGTTATTACCTGGGCTCCGTGGCCCGTAATCTGGTCCGGGAGGCACCCTGTTCGCTGCTCTTGTTCACGGAGCCCCGGGTGGTGCCGCAGCCGGTGCGCCGGCTGGTCGTCGTGACCGACTATTCGGAGCTGGCGCTGATTGCGCTGACCAAGGCCGTACGCCTGGCCGAGCAGGAGCAGGCCGAGCGGGTCTACGTGCTTCGCGTGTTACCCCAGTTCGGGGAAGTGGTCATGTTTTCGGAAGGGAATCGCCGGGAGCGTGCCCGGTCTTCTCAGAAGACCTCCCGGGTACAGGAAGAGACCCTGTTGCGGGATCTGGTGGATGCGGCCGGGCATAGCCGCGTACCCGTCGAGCCGTGCATCATCGAAGGGCATACCGGCTACATCGCCGCGCAGTTTGCCCGCGATCACGAGGTCGACCTGCTCGTGATGCCCTCGGCCAGCCGGCACAGCCACTTCTTCGAGCGGCTCTTTCCCTCGGACATGGAGTGGGTCCTGCGCGAGATCCCCTGCAACCTGTGGGTGGTGCGGGCGTCCCTGCCCTGA
- a CDS encoding mechanosensitive ion channel family protein, whose translation MNLSDALSTITEKLIGWLEALIALLPNLVLAVLVAIGFGLLARYGRRLTYRLLDRVSANRQVNRLLGSIVSVAVVAAGIFIALSILHLEDVVTALLAGVGIVGLALGFAFQDIVSNFVSGILLAFRRPFREGHYVEASGVSGTVEEVNLRTTIIRRTDGARVYVPNREVFGHQIVNYCEPGFRRVDVACGVAYGDDLEKAREVALEAVEDLPGRAKDRPLELFYESFGDSSINFVLRFWIPFQGPRDLFEARSAAIRRIKRAFDAHGITIPFPIRTLDFGVVGGVKLAEALPKAWVEGGRETPAAGNGEAA comes from the coding sequence ATGAACCTTTCAGACGCCTTATCCACGATCACGGAAAAGCTCATCGGATGGCTGGAAGCCCTCATCGCCCTGCTGCCCAACCTGGTGCTGGCCGTGCTGGTGGCGATCGGTTTCGGGCTGCTGGCGCGCTACGGGCGCCGCCTCACGTACCGGCTGCTCGACCGCGTCTCGGCGAACCGGCAGGTCAACCGGCTCCTCGGCTCGATCGTGTCGGTGGCCGTCGTGGCCGCGGGGATCTTCATCGCGCTGAGCATCCTGCACCTCGAAGACGTCGTGACGGCGCTGCTGGCCGGCGTCGGGATCGTCGGGCTGGCTCTCGGCTTCGCCTTTCAGGACATCGTCTCCAACTTCGTCTCCGGCATTCTGCTGGCCTTTCGCCGGCCGTTCCGCGAGGGGCATTACGTCGAGGCCAGCGGCGTCAGCGGGACCGTGGAGGAGGTCAACCTGCGCACGACCATCATCCGCCGCACGGACGGCGCGCGCGTCTACGTGCCCAACCGGGAGGTCTTCGGCCACCAGATCGTCAACTACTGCGAGCCGGGCTTTCGCCGGGTGGACGTCGCCTGCGGCGTGGCCTATGGCGACGACCTGGAAAAGGCCCGCGAGGTGGCGCTGGAGGCCGTCGAGGACCTGCCCGGGCGGGCCAAGGACCGGCCGCTCGAGCTGTTCTACGAATCCTTCGGCGACAGTTCGATCAACTTCGTGCTCCGGTTCTGGATACCGTTCCAGGGGCCGCGCGACCTGTTCGAAGCCCGTAGTGCGGCCATCCGGCGCATCAAACGGGCCTTCGACGCGCACGGCATCACCATCCCCTTCCCGATCCGGACGCTGGACTTCGGCGTCGTCGGGGGCGTAAAGCTGGCCGAAGCCCTGCCGAAGGCCTGGGTCGAGGGGGGGCGCGAGACGCCGGCCGCCGGAAACGGGGAAGCCGCGTGA